From the genome of Candidatus Zixiibacteriota bacterium:
CCCGACGGCCACTCCACGCGCAGGTGATCCACGACCGTTGCCGACTTCAGACCAAAGTGCAGTTCGAACGAATTGTGCCCGAGGAAGGTGTTTTGCGCCGCCAGGTCGCGCGTCTGCCAGACCGAATCGCCGTCGATCGTGGCCTTGACCCACACCCGCGCGCCGATCGCCGCGCCGTTGGACCGCTGTCCGATCAGCTTGATCTTCAGCCACGAGTTCGGGCCGGCGTAGTCGTTGCGCAACAGCAGGCGTTTGTTCGCGCCCGACGCCACGGCAAAGATGTCCATGTCGCCGTCATTGTCGAAATCGCCCGCCGTGCCGCCCGATCCTTGCTGTTGCGTGCTGACATGATCGCCCAGGAAATCCCCGAAGAAGGTTCCGCCTTCATTGCGGTAGTACTTGTTGAAGCCGATGTTGACCGTGTAACAATCGAGGTCCCCGTCGTTGTCAAAGTCCTGCCAGATGCTCGACAGCGAGACGGTCTGATCGTCGACGATCTCTTCCCCGGTCAACTCGACGTATACCCCGCCGTTATTGACATAAAGGTCATTACTCCTGAGTCCGAGCGATCCGCCGCCCCAATTGGTGCGATAGCCGTCGAGGTCGCCGTCGTTGTCAATGTCGATCCAGTTCCACACCTGGCCGTCGCCCGGATCATCCGCCAGCGGTGAGGTCAGGATCCGTTCGAACCCCGGCACACCGGTCTCCTTCAGCCGATTGCGGTACAGGTCATCGAGTCCCGGTGACGCTGATGCCGGTCCGCTGCCGATGAACAGATCAACGTCGCCGTCCAGATCGTAGTCCTGCCAGTTGCCGGAGGTGTATGGCTTCAGCCCCGTGACAATGACGCCCGTGTCGATCACCGCGAACGAATAGTCCGGCGGCCCCTGGTTGTGTAACATGCGATTGGGCCGCTGGGTGCCTCCGACAAATCCGGTCGGGAACGTGATCACCAGGTCGATGTTGCCGTCGCTGTCAAAGTCACCCCAGGCCGGACTCCAGCCGCGCAGATCAGTGGTCCCCAGTTGTGCCGAGGGCACCTGAGTGAACGTCTCATTGCCGTTATTCCGGTAAAGAGCCCCGCCGCCGGTGCCGGCCAGAAAACAGTCGAGGTCACCGTCGTTGTCATAGTCGGCCCAGGTTGTCCCCAGCGCAAAGAAAGTGCCTGATGTGATCGGCGTGTTGGTGATCCGCGTGAAACCGCCCATACCGTCGCCCTTGTACAGCTTGGTCTGGTTCGGATCAACGACAATCAGATCGAGTGCCCCGTCATTGTTGTAGTCCACGAACGCGCATCCGGTATACGTCGCGTTGGTGATATCAGACACCACCGGATTGCCCGGGTCGGTGATGCGGGTAAACGTCGTCTGAGCCGTCGCCGGTCCGATCAAAACCGTAATCGCAAAGACAATGATAATAGCAGTCGGGTTACTTCTGTGGTGCATGCTCCTCTCCTATGACAGGTACGGATTGCCGGATTTCGCATTCGCCCGGCGGCCGAGCCTTGGTCCCGCCCGCCTCTGCTGACCGCGATTTGTATATCCTGGGAGACGTAAGGACTGTGTTGACAGCCAATCCGATTCCGCGAACGGTAGCGATTTGTTCGCTAACGGCACGGTCCGGCTTGTGGAGCAAAAAAAAACGGGCGGACCGGTGTCCGCCCGTCGGCTTTGCGTCGCGCGAATTACTTGCACAACGCGCAGGGTGCCGGACCTCCCGCAAAAATGTAACTGATAAGATAGACTGCATCGGAAATCGTAATCAGTCCGTTGCAATCAACGTCACCCGTCCACTCCGTCACCGGGGCCGGACCGCCGGCAAAAATATAGCCTATCAAGTACACCGCGTCGGAAATGCTCACGGCGCCGCTGCCGTCGGCATCACCGCAAAGACCGCAATACGGCGTTCCATTTCCCCCGTTGTAGTGCTGCTGAATCACGGCGTCGCTCACAACATCATCGTAGATTGCCAGTTCATCCAGCACGCCGCCGTAACGATAGAACGGTGCACCGTTCGCCCAGCCGACCTGCATCGGCTTGCTGACGCCCCCGCGATCCGGCGCCGCCACCGTTACCGACGAATTCAATGTCCCGTCGACATACAGCCGCGACTCACCCAGGGCATTGTCCCGGATATACACCACGTGATGCCAAACCTCGTCGTTCACATCAACCGTGCTGTACAGATCGGTTGTCGCCCCGAAGTAACAGCGCAACTTGCCCGGATTTTCACTCGTGCGGCAAGACAAGCCGATCCACCACGGATTGGCAATGTCGAAGCGCGAGAGAATCACCTCGTTGCAGGTGTAGTCACCGCTCGTACAACCGCAGTCCGCTTTCATCCAGAATTCGATCGAATAGCTGTCGGTCGCATCCCAATCGTAACTGTCGTCATCCGGCACCAATACCTGGTCGTCCACCCGGTCAAACAACTGCGCCCCGCCGACCAAACCCGCTGCCGGGGTCGGGCAGTTGGTGCAGGTGGCATCGGCCGTGCCGACGCGATCCTCGAATGTCCCCGTGTTCGGATCGTCGAGTTCCCAGTAATGCGTCATCGCGGGACCGCAGCCGGTGGCCGGATCAACCGTGATCACAAACGGTTGCGTCGCGCTCCCCTCGCTGTTGCTCGCCACCACCTCGACATTGAACATGCCGCTGATGATCGGTGTCCAGGTGATCAGCCCGCCGGTGTTATCGATACCCATCCCGCTCGGATACACGTTCAGCGCATAGGTCGGCGTCGGGAATCCGGTCGCGTTGACGTCGTAAGCATACGGCACTCCCACCATCCCCGTCGTCACCGGCACTGAAGTGATCTGCGGCGCGGCGTTGCCGTGCGTGCAATAGCCGATACCCAACGCGCCGTTGTCGAAGTGCTCGGTGATCGTCGCCGCATCGAGCGCGACATCATACAGCGCCAGCTCATCGAGATCACCGTCGTACTGATAGCCGTTGCTGTAGTAGCCGATTCCCAGCGGCACGCTCCCGGAGCGATCCTGTCCCGCCGCGGCCAATGTGACCTCCAGCACCCCGTCGACATACAACAGGTAGTTGCCGGCCGCTTGGTCGTACACGCACGCGACATGATGCCACTGCCCGTCGTCGAACGGCGTTGTGCTGCGCAGATCGGTCGTGCCGCCGAAATAACAGCGCAGGCGGTTGACGTCGCCGGCGTCAAAGCCGCAATTCATCCCGATCCACCAGCCGCCCGATGCCGTCGGTGACCGCCCGACAATCACCTGGTTGCAGGAATATGTCGGCGAAGTGCAGCCGCAGCCGACCGGCCGGGCCCAGAATTCCACCGTGAAACTCGACGTCGCCGACCAATCAAATGAGCCGTCGTCCGGCACATCCACCCGATCATTCACGCCGTCGAACTGCAGCGCGTTGCCAACAGTACCGAGAATCGAAGTTGGGCAGTTCACGCAAGTGCCCGGACTCGACCCGTAGCTGTCGGCATAATACCCGCCTGTCATTTCATCATATTTCCAGTAGTGGCTCATCCCCGGCGGACATGCCGTTCCCACGACCTTGAAAGTCGCCGCATCGGCGTCGGCGAGCGCGCCCGGATCGGTCGCTGTAAACGTCACCGTCTCCACGCCCGTCCAGGTCGGCGTCGGCGCCGTGATCGTCGCCACCCGATTGACGATCGCCACCGTCAAATCGACATTGCCAGCGTAACTCCAGCCGATTTCGCTATCCAGATTGTCCGGGTCGCTGACATAGTCGTCCAGCGCGATCGTCGCAAACGGCGACCCCGCCGCCACTGTTTGGTTGGGAATATCCGCCACCTCCGGTGGATCATTCACACCCGTTACCGCAAAGGTCGCAGCATCGCTGCCGGTCGCGAGGTCGGGATCGGTGGCCGTGAAGGTAATCGTTTCGCTGCCGGTCCAACTCGGCGACGGCGCGGTGATCGTCGCGATGTGGCTGCCGTCAATGGCCACCGTCAGATCGGTCGTGCCGGCATAGGTCCAGGTCAAGTCAGCGTCGGCGTCATCCGCGTCGCTGACGTAATCGTCCAGCGCGATAGTCGCGAAGCTCCCGCCTTCGAGAATCGATTGATCGGGAATGTCTGTCACGATCGGCGGGTCATTGACTGCGGTTACCGTGAAGCTCGCCGCATCCGCGTCGAACAGGCTGCCCGGATCGGTCGCCGTGAACGTGATCGTCTCGCTTCCCGACCATTCGCTGTTCGGAGCCGTGATCGTCGCCACCCGGTTGCCGTCAATGCTGACGCTCAGATCGGTGTTGCCCGCATAAGACCAGAGAATCTCAGCATCGGTATGGTCGGGATCGACGACGAAGTCGTCGAGCGCAATCGTCGCGAAGCTACCGCCTTCGGCGATCGTCTGATCTAAAATATCCGACACTACCGGCGGCAGGTTCATTGTGCAGTAGGTCTGCCCCGCACCCGTGTTGTAATGATTCTGAATCTCGCTCAGCGGCAACGCTTGATTGTAGAGCGCAAACTCATCCAGCGCGCCGGAGTATTGGAAGTTACTGGCGTAATATCCCAGCCCGATCGGCCCCGCGCCGGATCGGTCCTTGCCCGCCGCTGCCAGGCTGTTGTCAAGAACACCATCGATGTACAGCAAGTACTGCCCTGTGGCCTGATCGTAGACGAACACGATGTGGTGCCAGGCATTGTCGTTCAGCGTCATGCTGCTGAACATGTCGATGCCGCTGTCGAAATAACAGCGCAGCGTGTTCACCGGCCCGGCGCCGGTGCCGCAGTTGAAACCGATCCACCACGGCGTCACCGCAGACGACCGCCCCACCATCACCTGGTTGCAATTCCAGGACGCCTCCGTACACACGCAGCCGCTGGAACGCATCCAAAATTCGATCGTGAAGCTGCTGCTCGCCGACCAGTCGATACTGACGTTATCGGGAACGTCGATCCGGTCGTTGACGCCGTCAAAATATTGCCCGTTGCTGATAATCCCGGCCCCGGGCGTCGGGCAACTGACGCAGGTAGCGTCGTTGCCGTTGTAATAGTCATCGTAAGTGCCCCCGGTCGTTTCATTGAGCATCCAGTATCCCGTCATGCCCGCCGGACACCCGCTCGGTTGTCCTTGCGCCGACGCGATCCAGGAAAACCACACCAGCAGCACAATTGCCCAAAACGCCGCGC
Proteins encoded in this window:
- a CDS encoding VCBS repeat-containing protein; this encodes MHHRSNPTAIIIVFAITVLIGPATAQTTFTRITDPGNPVVSDITNATYTGCAFVDYNNDGALDLIVVDPNQTKLYKGDGMGGFTRITNTPITSGTFFALGTTWADYDNDGDLDCFLAGTGGGALYRNNGNETFTQVPSAQLGTTDLRGWSPAWGDFDSDGNIDLVITFPTGFVGGTQRPNRMLHNQGPPDYSFAVIDTGVIVTGLKPYTSGNWQDYDLDGDVDLFIGSGPASASPGLDDLYRNRLKETGVPGFERILTSPLADDPGDGQVWNWIDIDNDGDLDGYRTNWGGGSLGLRSNDLYVNNGGVYVELTGEEIVDDQTVSLSSIWQDFDNDGDLDCYTVNIGFNKYYRNEGGTFFGDFLGDHVSTQQQGSGGTAGDFDNDGDMDIFAVASGANKRLLLRNDYAGPNSWLKIKLIGQRSNGAAIGARVWVKATIDGDSVWQTRDLAAQNTFLGHNSFELHFGLKSATVVDHLRVEWPSGIVFDTTMVGVNQTLTLVETCEDGDGDGVGCLDNCPAVANLSQQDGDGDGVGDACDNCSATANLDQSNSDADSLGDACDNCANVANNDQLDRDGDGWGDACDNCVEVANPGQEDANSNGIGDACDYVCGDADGSQALSISDAVYLINYIFAGGPAPAPILAADADCSGAVSISDAVYLINFIFAGGPAPCAACP